The region gcctagatacttgttgcgcaacatggtttgccaaacaccatcctcggTAAGAAGTTTAAATAACCATTTACTGAGAAGGGCCTCATTCTTGACCTGCaggtcatgaattccaaggccaccttggtctttAGGCCTACAAACCATGCTCTATTTGGCCAGCctgtattttttcttttcaccatttccttgccaaaagaatctggatctaaAGTAGTCTAGTCTTTGGAGgaccccttttgggagttggaagaaagaaagcatatagagaaccatatttgtgaggacgGAGTTGATCAAAACCAGCCGACCACCAACTGAGAGTAGTTTTCCTTTCCAACTGCTCAACCGTTTCTCTAGACGCTCCTCCACATGCTTCCACTCCGCAATGGTGAGACACCGATAATGTACCGGTATTCCCAGATATTTAATCGGGAATTGGCCAAGTGCGCAACCAAACAGGTCAGCATAATCGGCTGCCGCCTCAACGGCTTCTCCAAaacagaacaattcacttttatgaaagttaattttgAGGCCCGACATTTGCTCAAATGCTAAAAGCAATAGCTTCAGATTTCGAGCTTTGTCtaggtcatgttccataaaaagaatcgtgtcatcggcatattgcaaaatagagaggccaccatccacaaggtgtggCACTACTCCCGCAATTTGTCCATCCTGCTTGGCACGCTCAATCAGAATAGCCAACATGTCAgcaacaatgttaaataacattggggacatggggtcaccctgtcgtagtcctttttttgtctgaaagtaatgacctacatcatcattgactttgatggccacactacctTCAGTTACAAAATTTTGGATCCACTTGCACCATTTATCGGAGAAACCTTTCATCCTTAGGGCCTGTTGGAGAAAAGACCACTTAACcttgtcataggctttttcaaagtcaattttgaaTACCACTCCACTCATGTTTTTTTGGTGCATCTCGTGGACGGTCTCATGAAGGATAACTACACCATTTAGTATATTCCTTCCTTGCATGAAGGCCGTTTGAGATGGCCGGACAACATGGTCAGCTATTGAGTTTAACCTATTCGTAGCTACTttggtgaaaatcttgaagctgacATTAAGGAGGTATATGGGTCTGAACTGTTGGATCCGTTCGGCCTCCTTAATTTTCGGCAACAAAACAATCTCACCAAAATTTAGCCTAAATAGGTCAAGTTGATCGGCATGAAGACACTTAAACAACTCCAGAAGGTCAGCCTTAATGATATCCCAGAAATTCTGATAAAATTCTGCGGAAAAACCATCAGGGCCTGGAGCTTTGTTGTGTTCCATTTGGAACACCGCCGCTCTCACCTCCTCTTCCGAGAAAGGTGCTGTGAGGATATTGTTCTCTTCCACCGTGACTTGTGAAATATCATCTATTCGGGCCTCGTCAACGGTGACATTCCCTTCATCTGGCGCCCCAAAAAGAGATTTGTAGTAGCTGGTGATATACCTTTTGAGCTCCTCCTGACCTTCGATCCGCCCCTCATCCTGTTGGAGACTATGAATACATTTCTTCCTATGTCGACCATTGGCGACCAATTGGAAGTATTTTGTATTACTATCTCCCATTAGGATGAAGTCAGCTTTGGACCTCTGGTAGTATTTGATCTCCTCTTCACGCAATAGACGGGCAACCTTCTCATTAGATTGATTTTTCAATTCAATCTCTTGTTGAGATAAGGTACGTGTCTCTGCAATTTTGTCAAGGTCATCAATGATGGTACAGAGGCGCTGCTTTTCTTTTTTGTACAATCCAATGGTGTGTTTAGCCCATCCAGAGAGGTGTTGCCTTATGGCCCTTATTTTATAATTCCATCTCTGAATCGGTGTACGACCAACAGCGGGCCTGTCCCAAACACTCTTTATTAAGTCTACAAAACCATCCCGATGCAACCATGCCAATTCAAATTTGAAAGGGCGATGGGCAGAATGACTCGTAGAATTAGAATCAAGAATGATTGGTGCATGATCCGATAATGCCTCGATACGCTCTAGGGCTCGCACGATTACCATAGGAAATTTAAGCTCCTATTCGGTATccacctctctttcttcatttatggcTTGTCACACATATGTGTGTtgttactacttatgttactcctcGCTGTGAGTAGTGTAAGGGTTTGGTCCTCAAGGAGCATCAGCACTAAGGGTGGGTCCCACGTGTTGCCTCTTGGCTCAGCCGAAAACTACACAATGTTAATTAATGTAAATGAACTATGAAGGCATCAACCAGCCTCCAAGATGGTGCCCACCATGAATAAAAGAATCCAACTGACCATTCTCCATCCTCTAGCAGTCGTTTCATCCTCCGTTCCTTTGTCTCCTCTCGATCCTCATTTGTAGCTACTCGAGGTGCTCTCCTAGCCAGATCTGGGCGTCTCCTTCCCGGAGAGTTTGGTGCAGCGCTCGTGGGGTGGGCCGGGGAAGGGGCGTCGGTGTGCATGCCCCAGGCGGTGCGTGCTGAAATCAGGTAGCTTCTATTCTTCCATGGTGTGATTTGTGGTTGAAATCAGGGGGCAAGAAGAACTGGAACCATTTTTTGGTTGATGCTTTAATTTGATCTGAGTGTGTGCTTTCTCAGGATTGTGCTGGCTGtgtttgatgatttgtctttttttaCATGAATGATTTGATTTGGATTCATCTTTTCTTGTTTGATTTTTCTGTTTCGGATCTGACTACCGTCTTCGAAGCTTGCAGTGTGGGGTCGTTAATTAGAGGCGACGCCAAGATCAGAGTCAGCGCCGTCGAAGCTTGCAGTGCATAGAGTCGTCCTCTAAATAGCAGCGCTGCAGTACACAAACGTACATGTACATCAACCACCGTGCGCCCCTCAACCAAACAACAAAGCAACTATACTAATCAACAAGCCATGTCCATGGATCGGGCAACGGGCGCCATGGGCTCCCTGCTCTCCAAGCTACTCGAGCTCCTCAACGAGGAGTACAATCTGCAGAAGGGCGTCAAGGAAGGCGTTAGATCTCTTGAGGAAGAGATGAGGagcatgcaagctgtcctccaagtgGTGGGAGAGGTGCCGCGGGACCAGCTCGATGTCCAGGTCAAGCTCTGGGCAGGGGAGGTCAGGGAGCTCTCCTTCGACATGGAGGACGTCGTCGACAAGTTCTTGGTGCATGTCGATGACGACTCTGAGTCTGCAGCCAATTCGAATAAGCTCACACAGCTCACCGAGAAGTTTGCAGGCTTGTTCACTAAAGGGAAGGGTCGCCATGGGATCTCCGTTGCGATCAAGGTCATCAATAAGCAAGTCCAAGAGGTTGCTAAAAGGCGTGCAAGGTACAATGTCGACAATATTGTCATCAGGCCTGCAGTTGTGTCACCTGATCCTCGCCTTTGGGCTGTCTACACGGAAGTGACAGAGCTTGTTGGTATTGCTAGAAAAAGGGAAGAGCTGAGGAAGTTGCTCTCGGTGAGGGACATGTCCAAGAAAAAGATGAAGATTCTCTCCATTGTCGGTTTTGTGGGGTTAGGCAAGACCACTCTTGTCAAAAAGGTATATGACAAGATCAAAGGAGATTTCGATTGCAGTGCTTTTGTTTGTAGCGGTCCAAAGGCTGACCCAAAGAAGGTTTTGATGGACAtccttgtgcatcttggtgtataTGAAAATCAGCTCACCCTATTGGATGAAAAATGCCTCATTAACAAACTCCGTGAAAGTCTAGAGAACAAGAGGTATGTATATATCACATGTCACCCTATTTATGAGGGTGTCCGGCTTACTTTGATAAATTATTTTCTATTGTATTTATGGAATAAGGTGTAAATTATCAAGTTACTGCTTTCATTGCAAAAGAAAAATTGATGACATTTAAGATTTTCTGTACTCTCCAACAAGCAGCTTTGGCCGTTAATTAACATCGAATTAATATGCAAGAAATTAATCCTAAACTGTTAATACTCAAAAAATATTTGTCATGTCAAATGTGATAGCACACAATGCTAACGTATAGATCTATTTATCTTTTTGTCAATTAGTGATCAAAAATAGAAAAACATGACTACCCATTTTCTAGGGAGTCAAATCCAGAACATACATAATACATAATATTCAAGATTTAGCCTAATTGTGTTTGACAATAAAGATTTAGACTAGTTGGTTCCTAGCAGGGCCCTCTTCTTTCTCTCTCCTGCTCTCCTCTCCCAATGTTCTTGAACTCTTTCGCTTTCCTGCCTGCCCCTCTCATATTCTCCTATGCTAGATCACTTAGCATAATGAGGCCTTGTATGTAATATACTCATCTTAGTAGGTGTTGGATTATTTTAGGATTTTTTCGGTTCCATGGGATTGTTGGAGGGGTTGAAGGGGATTGAGAGGGATTAAATCCCCTACAAATCAACGACCTCCTCAAGCCCTTCCAATCCTCTTTGTGGAGGGGACTAACCGAACAAGCACTTACGGGCGTCTGGTGTCCATCTTTTCTCCGCGCAAAGCACTCTACTATGTCAGGCTCCTACATGAGCGGTGTGCTATGCGTCCAGGAGGGCACCATTAGTATCTTAGTGTTTCCTTACCTTTTGCGTGTTCGCTTGTATGATTCTTAAGTTACAGAACTTAATTATGGGTTTTTGTGCCAACTATTCTGAGCCCATACATACATGTATGTATACATGCATAGTGGCATTCAGAAACTAAATTTAGCCCATACATAGAGACAGACACATTTTATCGGTCGAGCTTGAGGATCGATCTTGTCTCCCATACAATATTACAAAATATAGTTTTATCCAAACATGATTGTTAATCTTGCAGTTGGTTCGTCCTTGTGTTTCCTATCCCGGGCATCTTGACTATATCCAACTGTTTCTTCCACATGATACGGTTCATAATGCTACTGTTTCACTGGACAATCTTGGCATTGCTTGTGTGCCCATGTGTATTCCACTAATGATCTCATATAATTGATAGGTACCTCATTGTAATTGATGATATATGGGATGAAACATTGTGGAGAGTCGTCAACTGTGCATTCTCTAATAGTAACAATTTAGGCAGTCGGATAATCACGACAACTCGTATAATCAGTGTATCTAAATTATGTTCCTCGTCTGCAAATGATTCAGTCTATCAAATGCAACCTCTTAATGATGATGATTCAGAAAGTCTCTTCTATAAAAGGATTTTTCCTCACGAGAGTGGTTGTCCTTATGGACTTGAGGAGGCGTCCATAGCTATACTGAATAAATGTGGTGGGGTGCCATTAGCCATCCTTACTGCAGCGAGTCTTTTGGCTAGTAATCAGCAAATAAAAACGAAGGATCAGTGGCATGTTTTGCTACAGTCTATTGGTCATGGACTTACCGAAGACCCTCATACAAATGAGATGCTGAGGATAGTATCGTTTAGCTATTTTGACCTTCCTTCTTATCTGAAGACATGTTTACTATATCTAAGCATGTTTCTGGATGATCAAGAGATTGGCAAAGATCGATTGATATGGATGTGGATTGCCGAAAGTTTTGTCCAATACCAAACAGCAAAAAGTAGTCTCTTTGAGATTGGAGAAACTTACTTCAATGAGCTAGTGAACAGGAGCCTGATCCAGCCGGTATATGATTATCGTGGCATTGTATGTGCCTGTCGTGTACACGCAATTGTGCTTGATCTGATTTGCGGCTTGTCAAGTGAAGAGAACTTTGCTACTATGTTGAACGGTACTGGTGATATGATGTATTGTCCGACCACGATACGCAGGTTGTCCCTCCAGAATGCAAGAAAAGAAGAACATCAAACCACTCGTATCAGATCTATGAGCATGTCCCAGTTGAGGTCCGTTGTTACATCTGAACCTGCTATTGGTGTAATGCCGCCTTTCTCGAGCTTTGCTGTTTTGCGTGTATTAGATTTGACTGGATGTGATGTTAGTCGTCATAATCATCTTAACCTTAGGGAGTTGGGGAGGTTACTTCACCTGAGGTACCTAGGTCTGTCCACAACAGGAATTTCTGATGTCCCGGAAGAAGTTGGAAAGTTACAGTTTTTGCAGGTGCTGGATTTGAGGCAAAATTTGGGTATAAAAGAACTGCCATCGTCTGTTACTCAACTGAGAAGATTGATGTGCCTACTTGTTGACTGTTGCTGCAAGCTTCCAGATGGGTTTGGAAACCTGACATCAATGGAAGTGCTACAAGAGATCTGTGGTGACTCTCGGAACGTTGTGGAAGAGCTGGGTAACATGGAAAGGTTGAGGAAACTCAATATTTGGTTTAATGGTTTGAGCTTGAAGCTGGAGGTAGCTTTGGTGGAGTCACTAGTGAAACTGTCCAAGATCCAGAGTGTTGAAGTTGGGATCCGTAGTGATGATCTTGAATCCATGTATCTTTTGGGGGAACGCTGGGTGCCCCCTCGAAGTCTCCGGGAATTTAGCATAATCGGATCTGCCAAATTCTCTAGGCTTCCGGCATGGATAAGGAGGAATCCTTTGCGTCTGTCGGTTCTCTCCCAGTTAAATATCTTTGTCGAGGAACTAAGGCAGGAGGACATGGGATTGCTTGCATGGTTACCAGCTCTCTGTATTCTGGAGTTATGGACCCTCCACCAAAGGCTGCTAGTCGTTGCTGCCGATGGGTTCTGCTGTTTGACATATCTCACCCTGTTTTCGGATTCGCCGGGCCAAGTTGTGTTCCAGCCAGGAGCTTTGCCCAGGGCTGAACAAGTTGCGCTCCGTATCGGTTTGCGAGTTGCAAAAGAGGAAGCTGCTCGCAATAGTGGTGATTGGTTTGACCTTGGTATGGGGAGCCTGCCGTCGCTGCGGAACGTCGATGTCGAATTCGACTATTTGGGAATGACGGTCAGGGAGGCCAAGCAAGCAGAGGCAGCACTGGAGAACGCTCTCCGTGCCCATTCTAACTGTCCCACCTTTCGTATACTCCCAGAGATACCAGAAGGTATGTAATTCAAAACCATGATACTTGCACTACTATATATGTCCCTGCTTCCTTTTCAGTTTTCACTATTGCTTTTATGCATACATGTCTATATACGCTGATCGGCCtcaactctctctttctttcttccaCAGGCGCTCATGATGATGACGTCTACATTGAGGACGACGGGTCAGAGTGAAGAACATGCAGGTTACATACAGTTCTTCGTGCTAAAAATAAATCGCTTATGCGTGCATACATATTATTTTTACTCTCTAATTTGTATAGCCATGCTTGCACTTTGTGACACTTAATTTATAGTCCGTTATTGTTATTGGATAACCTAAAAATTCATGATTTTGTTTGATGCTATATCGTCATTTTTTTCCTTTAACTTGTTTTTCTTTTTCCGTAAATAAACaacttatttttcttttcttttttgatggGATTGTCACATAATCCACCATAGTGTTTGGAGGGACCAAAACTGATATGTTTGCAGTGTTGGGTGTTTGAGTCGTCCATTTTAAAGCTTACAACATAACCAGTCAATGGTCAATAGTTGCGGGACCAGAAGTGTACTTTTTGTTTTATGCTCGCAATAGTCATGCACCCCCAATTGGGTAAACATGCACTAGGTACAGATATACATAAATAGCTTGGCACTTGACTTATATTTATgcacatactccctctgtttctttttagtccgcatataaggtttggtcaaagtcaatctttgtagagtttgactaactttatagtaaaaaatataaacattcacaatatggaATCAGCATTATTAGATCcaccatgaaatgtattttcatactatatagttctaatattgtagatgttcatattttttaatataaatttggtcaaactttgtgtagtttgactttgaccaaatcttatatgcggagtaaaaagaaacggagggagtacaccagCTGGGATGCTTATGTGGGTCTGCAAGTTCTAGCGGATTCCAGTAGCGGGTGGTAATAAGTGCAGATTTTGTTGTGCCGAGGGAACGGTAGACCACTTGTTCATTCACTGTTCTCTTGACGACTAGTACGCTTGCTGGGGGTTGAGAGGGGTAGTGGAGTGTGCATTTGAGGTGAACATGAATTTCAATTCAGTGCATGAATTGTGTATATATCCACGGTGAAGTTGGGTGGTGGGACTATATTCTATGGGCTATTTGGGAAGCCAGAAACAGAGCGTGTTTTCATAATGTGTGTATATCCATATGATCCTACGAGTATTGTTAATTTTTTTTTAATACGAAAACTGCTCACTGCGAGTTCTGCTCTACTTTACAGAAGCGAGAGCTACAAGGGGTACAAGTCAGAGGGGCAAGATTGCTGCTGCCAGTGGCAGCTGATGCGTCCAGTAAGAAGAGATGGCGGGCATCTTTTGATCCTGCGGATTGCTGGCTAAAGACCCCCAAAAAAAAGGCAGGGATAATTGGGATGGTTCTACTCTTTTTGAATTGTttgaattgcttaccacatgtgtcacatggtggagtggATTTGCTGGATTTAGTTTTTTATATTCTGGTTGCTGCTGCAGTGTTTTTGTTTGGAGATAGTAGTAGGGCCACGC is a window of Triticum dicoccoides isolate Atlit2015 ecotype Zavitan chromosome 2B, WEW_v2.0, whole genome shotgun sequence DNA encoding:
- the LOC119361792 gene encoding disease resistance protein RGA5-like, with the protein product MSMDRATGAMGSLLSKLLELLNEEYNLQKGVKEGVRSLEEEMRSMQAVLQVVGEVPRDQLDVQVKLWAGEVRELSFDMEDVVDKFLVHVDDDSESAANSNKLTQLTEKFAGLFTKGKGRHGISVAIKVINKQVQEVAKRRARYNVDNIVIRPAVVSPDPRLWAVYTEVTELVGIARKREELRKLLSVRDMSKKKMKILSIVGFVGLGKTTLVKKVYDKIKGDFDCSAFVCSGPKADPKKVLMDILVHLGVYENQLTLLDEKCLINKLRESLENKRYLIVIDDIWDETLWRVVNCAFSNSNNLGSRIITTTRIISVSKLCSSSANDSVYQMQPLNDDDSESLFYKRIFPHESGCPYGLEEASIAILNKCGGVPLAILTAASLLASNQQIKTKDQWHVLLQSIGHGLTEDPHTNEMLRIVSFSYFDLPSYLKTCLLYLSMFLDDQEIGKDRLIWMWIAESFVQYQTAKSSLFEIGETYFNELVNRSLIQPVYDYRGIVCACRVHAIVLDLICGLSSEENFATMLNGTGDMMYCPTTIRRLSLQNARKEEHQTTRIRSMSMSQLRSVVTSEPAIGVMPPFSSFAVLRVLDLTGCDVSRHNHLNLRELGRLLHLRYLGLSTTGISDVPEEVGKLQFLQVLDLRQNLGIKELPSSVTQLRRLMCLLVDCCCKLPDGFGNLTSMEVLQEICGDSRNVVEELGNMERLRKLNIWFNGLSLKLEVALVESLVKLSKIQSVEVGIRSDDLESMYLLGERWVPPRSLREFSIIGSAKFSRLPAWIRRNPLRLSVLSQLNIFVEELRQEDMGLLAWLPALCILELWTLHQRLLVVAADGFCCLTYLTLFSDSPGQVVFQPGALPRAEQVALRIGLRVAKEEAARNSGDWFDLGMGSLPSLRNVDVEFDYLGMTVREAKQAEAALENALRAHSNCPTFRILPEIPEGAHDDDVYIEDDGSE